One Roseomonas gilardii subsp. gilardii genomic region harbors:
- a CDS encoding conjugal transfer protein TraG, with protein sequence MVWAATQWTAFRLGFQPQLGTPWFEAAGWPVYYPPAFFWWWFSFDAYAPAIFVEGGIIAVSGGFLAIVAAILMSIIRAREARNVATYGSARWAEDREIRAAGLLGLDGVVLGRYDRDYLRHDGPEHVLCFAPTRSGKGVGLVVPTLLTWPASAIVHDIKGENWTLTAGFRAKHGRVLLFDPTNAGSSAYNPLLEVRQGEWEVRDVQNIADILVDPEGSLDKRNHWEKTSHSLLVGAILHVLYAEKDKTLAGVANFLSDPRRPVEATLRAMMDTPHLGPSGVHPVIASSARELLNKSENERSGVLSTAMSFLGLYRDPVVARVTARCDWRIADLVGSRQPVTLYLVVPPSDINRTKPLIRLILNQIGRRLTEELTTSAKRHRLLLMLDEFPALGRLDFFESALAFMAGYGIKGFLIAQSLNQIERAYGPNNAILDNCHVRVSFATNDERTAKRVSDALGTATELRDSTNYAGHRLAPWLGHLMVSRQETARPLLTPGEIMQLPPTDEIVMVAGTPPIRATKARYFEDFRFQERILTPPDLAAAPLAPSPSTDDWSDRVVAAESRSATDAADGTEGNPANAGIRREPGLPSQEEIVAPPPSPEQEFEFLDDEPDIDAAKARAMRQRMRMVARQVALNPDDGIEL encoded by the coding sequence ATGGTGTGGGCGGCGACGCAATGGACGGCGTTTCGCCTCGGCTTCCAGCCGCAGCTTGGAACGCCATGGTTCGAGGCGGCGGGCTGGCCCGTCTATTATCCGCCCGCGTTCTTCTGGTGGTGGTTCTCTTTCGACGCCTATGCACCCGCGATATTCGTCGAGGGCGGCATAATCGCGGTATCAGGCGGCTTCCTAGCCATTGTGGCCGCCATCCTCATGTCGATCATCCGCGCGCGGGAAGCGCGCAACGTCGCCACCTATGGATCGGCGCGATGGGCCGAAGATCGGGAAATCCGCGCCGCCGGTTTGCTCGGCCTCGATGGGGTGGTCCTCGGCCGATACGACAGGGACTATCTGCGCCATGACGGGCCGGAGCATGTCCTATGCTTCGCACCGACCAGAAGCGGCAAAGGCGTCGGATTGGTGGTGCCGACGCTGCTGACATGGCCCGCATCCGCCATCGTCCACGATATAAAAGGCGAGAACTGGACGCTGACAGCCGGCTTTCGGGCGAAGCACGGCCGCGTCCTGCTGTTCGATCCGACCAATGCCGGATCGTCCGCCTACAACCCGCTGCTGGAGGTCAGACAAGGCGAATGGGAAGTCCGCGACGTTCAGAACATCGCGGATATTCTGGTCGATCCCGAAGGCAGCCTCGACAAGCGCAACCATTGGGAAAAGACTTCCCATTCGCTTCTGGTCGGCGCGATTCTGCATGTTCTCTATGCGGAGAAGGACAAGACGCTGGCGGGCGTCGCCAACTTCCTGTCCGATCCGCGCCGCCCGGTTGAGGCGACCTTGCGCGCCATGATGGACACGCCGCATCTTGGGCCGAGCGGCGTTCATCCCGTCATTGCGTCGTCCGCCCGCGAACTGTTGAACAAATCCGAGAACGAACGGTCGGGCGTGCTTTCCACCGCCATGTCGTTTCTCGGCCTTTACCGCGACCCCGTGGTGGCGCGGGTGACGGCACGATGCGACTGGCGCATTGCCGATCTGGTCGGCAGCCGGCAGCCGGTCACGCTCTACCTTGTCGTGCCGCCGTCCGACATAAACCGCACCAAGCCGCTCATCCGCCTGATCCTCAACCAGATCGGCAGGCGGTTGACCGAGGAATTGACCACTTCGGCCAAACGCCATCGCTTGCTGTTGATGCTGGACGAGTTTCCGGCGCTCGGCCGGCTCGATTTCTTTGAATCGGCGCTCGCCTTCATGGCGGGGTATGGAATCAAAGGCTTCCTGATCGCGCAGAGTCTCAACCAGATCGAGCGCGCCTATGGGCCGAACAACGCGATCCTCGACAACTGCCACGTCCGCGTCAGCTTCGCCACGAACGACGAGCGCACCGCCAAAAGGGTGAGCGACGCGCTCGGCACCGCGACCGAGCTGCGCGATTCCACGAACTATGCCGGGCACCGGCTGGCCCCGTGGCTTGGGCATCTCATGGTGTCGCGGCAGGAGACGGCCCGGCCGCTTCTCACGCCCGGCGAGATCATGCAGCTTCCGCCCACCGATGAAATCGTGATGGTCGCGGGCACGCCGCCGATCCGCGCGACCAAGGCCCGCTATTTCGAGGATTTTCGCTTTCAGGAACGTATCCTGACCCCGCCCGATCTGGCCGCCGCTCCGCTGGCGCCCAGCCCATCCACCGACGACTGGTCCGACCGTGTGGTCGCGGCGGAAAGCCGCTCCGCGACCGACGCCGCAGACGGGACCGAGGGCAATCCGGCCAATGCCGGCATCCGCCGCGAGCCGGGATTGCCAAGCCAAGAGGAAATCGTCGCCCCGCCGCCGTCGCCCGAACAGGAGTTCGAGTTTCTGGACGACGAGCCGGACATTGACGCGGCTAAGGCCCGCGCCATGCGCCAGCGCATGAGGATGGTCGCGCGGCAGGTGGCGCTGAACCCCGATGACGGCATCGAACTTTGA
- a CDS encoding class I SAM-dependent methyltransferase gives MNPNQALWEKGDFTHIAAATRESGQALVERIGITRGMKVLDLGCGDGTTALPAARLGAEVTGVDISRPLVRAATERAREAGLTNIRFQQGDACDLDGIPDHAFDLVMSIFGAMFAPRPFDVARAMVRVTQPGGRIVMGNWIPNDPTLVAQILRISAAYSPPPSEGFVSPMTWGVESHVLERFVAAGVPEGNISFLRDRYAFRYPGPPAEFVEQFRRYYGPIMNAFETAERNGRADELQRELQALFESQNTARDGTAITAAFLCVTVTAPG, from the coding sequence ATGAATCCGAACCAGGCCCTTTGGGAGAAGGGCGACTTCACGCACATCGCCGCCGCCACGCGCGAGAGCGGTCAGGCCCTGGTCGAGAGGATCGGGATCACGCGCGGCATGAAGGTGCTCGATCTCGGCTGTGGCGATGGCACGACGGCCCTGCCCGCCGCGCGGCTCGGAGCCGAGGTGACGGGCGTGGACATCTCCCGGCCGCTCGTACGGGCGGCCACCGAGCGGGCGCGGGAGGCGGGGCTGACGAATATCCGCTTCCAGCAGGGCGATGCCTGCGACCTGGACGGCATCCCCGATCATGCCTTCGACCTCGTCATGAGCATCTTCGGCGCGATGTTCGCGCCGAGGCCCTTCGACGTGGCCAGGGCCATGGTCCGCGTGACGCAGCCCGGTGGGCGGATCGTCATGGGGAACTGGATCCCGAACGACCCAACCCTGGTGGCGCAGATCCTGCGGATCAGCGCCGCCTACTCGCCGCCGCCGTCGGAGGGCTTCGTCAGCCCGATGACATGGGGCGTGGAAAGCCATGTGCTGGAACGCTTCGTGGCCGCGGGCGTGCCGGAGGGGAACATCTCCTTCCTCCGGGACCGCTACGCCTTCCGCTACCCCGGTCCGCCAGCGGAGTTCGTGGAGCAGTTCCGGCGCTATTACGGGCCGATCATGAATGCCTTCGAGACCGCGGAACGGAACGGACGGGCGGATGAGCTCCAGCGGGAATTGCAGGCGCTGTTCGAGAGCCAGAACACGGCGCGGGACGGCACCGCCATCACGGCGGCCTTCCTGTGCGTCACGGTGACGGCCCCGGGCTGA
- a CDS encoding ABC transporter substrate-binding protein — translation MEIRDIAGRSVRLAGPARRMILGEGRQMYLVAALETADPFGRVVGWRDDFRKADLDGYNAYRQRYPQIDRLPTFGGAKEGTFDVEQAIGLKPDVVVMNLESKPATDGQGLIEKLGAVGIPVVFIDFRERPFEHAERSIAIMGQVMGLEARAAELIAFRQTEMEKVSSRLAGSTGRRPRVMVERAAGYDETCCMSFGDENFGRMVAVAGGENIASRLIPGTFGVINPEQVIAAEPEVVVVTGSNWALYAPDGQWVGVGPGADPAPARAKLARLMERPAYRMQAAVRTRRVHAIWHQFYDSPYQFVAMQALAKWLHPELFADLDPDATFRAFHERFLPVPYQPGYWVSL, via the coding sequence GTGGAGATCCGCGACATCGCCGGGCGCAGCGTGCGGCTGGCCGGGCCGGCGCGGCGGATGATCCTGGGCGAAGGGCGGCAGATGTACCTGGTGGCGGCGCTGGAGACCGCCGATCCCTTCGGGCGCGTGGTCGGCTGGCGGGACGATTTCCGCAAGGCGGATCTCGATGGCTACAACGCCTATCGGCAGCGCTATCCGCAGATCGACCGGCTGCCCACCTTCGGCGGGGCCAAGGAAGGCACCTTCGATGTCGAGCAGGCCATCGGGCTGAAGCCCGATGTCGTGGTGATGAACCTGGAATCGAAGCCGGCGACCGATGGGCAGGGGCTGATCGAGAAGCTGGGCGCGGTGGGCATCCCGGTGGTGTTCATCGATTTCCGCGAGCGGCCCTTCGAGCATGCCGAGCGCAGCATCGCCATCATGGGGCAGGTGATGGGGCTGGAGGCGCGGGCGGCGGAGCTGATCGCCTTCCGCCAGACGGAGATGGAGAAGGTGAGCAGCCGCCTCGCCGGCTCCACGGGGCGGCGGCCGCGCGTGATGGTGGAGCGCGCCGCGGGCTATGACGAGACCTGCTGCATGTCCTTCGGCGACGAGAATTTCGGCCGCATGGTCGCGGTGGCGGGGGGCGAGAACATCGCGTCGCGCCTGATCCCGGGCACGTTCGGCGTGATCAACCCGGAGCAGGTGATCGCCGCCGAGCCGGAGGTGGTGGTCGTGACCGGGAGCAACTGGGCGCTCTATGCGCCGGATGGGCAATGGGTGGGCGTCGGCCCCGGCGCCGACCCGGCCCCGGCGCGGGCGAAGCTGGCGCGGCTGATGGAGCGCCCGGCCTATCGCATGCAGGCGGCGGTACGCACCCGGCGGGTGCATGCGATCTGGCACCAGTTCTATGACAGCCCCTATCAGTTCGTGGCGATGCAGGCGCTGGCGAAATGGCTGCATCCGGAGCTCTTCGCCGATCTGGACCCGGATGCGACCTTCCGCGCCTTCCACGAGCGCTTCCTGCCGGTGCCGTACCAGCCGGGCTACTGGGTCTCGCTCTGA
- a CDS encoding adenylate kinase, with protein sequence MHGKPKIYITGASCSGVSTLGAALSNRFDIPHIDVDDFYWMPTDPPFSVKRPPKDRVKLIAEQQAASDGWVLTGSFIGWGEGLIRDVDLIVFLYTPAAVRLQRLDQREAARHGDRILPGGDMHGAHLAFRKWASGYDDPNFTGRNLAQHERWLRQQTAPVLRLQGKKPTDELADVVASEIALIGERAGS encoded by the coding sequence ATGCACGGCAAGCCGAAAATATACATAACGGGAGCTTCCTGTTCCGGCGTCTCAACGCTCGGTGCGGCCCTGTCAAACCGGTTCGACATTCCACATATCGATGTCGATGACTTCTACTGGATGCCGACCGACCCGCCGTTCAGCGTCAAGCGCCCGCCCAAAGATCGCGTGAAACTGATCGCAGAACAGCAAGCTGCGTCCGATGGATGGGTATTGACCGGCTCCTTCATCGGATGGGGAGAGGGCCTGATCCGTGACGTTGATCTGATTGTCTTTCTCTACACGCCTGCGGCCGTCAGGTTGCAACGTCTCGACCAGCGCGAGGCAGCGCGCCACGGTGATCGCATCCTTCCCGGCGGTGACATGCACGGAGCGCATCTGGCGTTTCGGAAATGGGCGTCAGGCTATGATGATCCCAACTTCACCGGGCGGAACCTCGCTCAACATGAACGCTGGCTTCGACAGCAAACGGCTCCGGTTCTCAGACTACAAGGCAAGAAGCCGACAGATGAGCTGGCAGACGTGGTAGCGAGCGAGATCGCGCTCATTGGTGAGAGGGCGGGGAGTTAG
- a CDS encoding glutathione peroxidase — MKEPGKRQEGRHGRGRWVFREDAAGEEVSLAGYAGQVLLIVNTASKCGFTPQYAGLEALYRTYSGRGFAVLGFPCNQFGGQEPGSEAEIADFCATTYDVTFPVFAKVEVNGPGAHPLFQWLKSAQKGVLGTEAIKWNFTKFLVDREGTVVDRFAPTTKPAELEKRIEALL; from the coding sequence ATGAAGGAGCCGGGAAAGCGGCAGGAGGGACGGCATGGCCGGGGTCGATGGGTTTTCCGCGAGGACGCTGCGGGGGAGGAGGTTTCGCTCGCCGGCTATGCGGGGCAGGTGCTGCTGATCGTCAACACCGCGAGCAAATGCGGCTTCACGCCACAGTATGCGGGACTGGAGGCGCTGTACCGGACCTATTCGGGGCGGGGCTTCGCGGTGCTGGGCTTTCCCTGCAACCAGTTCGGCGGGCAGGAGCCGGGCAGCGAGGCGGAGATCGCGGATTTCTGCGCCACCACCTATGACGTCACCTTTCCGGTCTTTGCCAAGGTGGAGGTGAACGGGCCGGGCGCGCATCCGCTGTTCCAGTGGCTCAAGAGCGCGCAGAAGGGCGTGCTGGGCACCGAGGCGATCAAGTGGAACTTCACCAAGTTCCTGGTGGACCGGGAGGGGACGGTGGTGGACCGCTTCGCGCCGACGACGAAGCCCGCCGAACTGGAGAAGCGGATCGAGGCACTGCTGTAG
- the trbB gene encoding P-type conjugative transfer ATPase TrbB, whose protein sequence is MITNHHRQDAIARGARMLRTALGPAIAQLLEDPAVVEVMLNPDGRLWVDRLSEGLSDTGERLSPADGERIIRLVAHHVGAEVHARSPRVSAELPESGERFEGLLPPVVAAPTFAIRKPAVAVFTLDDYVAAGIMSADQAETLREAVAARANILVAGGTSTGKTTLANALLAEVAKTQDRVVIIEDTRELQCAAPNLVAMRTKDGVATLSDLVRSSLRLRPDRIPIGEVRGSEALDLLKAWGTGHPGGIGTIHAGTGIGALRRLEQLIQEAVVTVPRALIAETIDLVAVLSGRGSARRLAELARVEGLGPDGDYRINPATIRTGDPS, encoded by the coding sequence ATGATCACCAACCACCACAGACAGGATGCGATTGCACGCGGCGCGCGCATGTTGCGCACCGCGCTCGGGCCGGCAATCGCGCAGCTGCTCGAAGACCCGGCCGTGGTCGAGGTGATGTTGAACCCGGATGGCCGCCTTTGGGTGGACAGGCTGTCCGAAGGGCTTTCCGACACGGGCGAACGGCTGTCCCCCGCCGATGGCGAGCGCATCATCCGGCTGGTCGCGCATCATGTCGGCGCGGAGGTTCACGCCCGCAGTCCGCGCGTCTCGGCCGAACTGCCCGAGAGCGGCGAGCGGTTCGAGGGCCTGCTGCCGCCCGTTGTCGCCGCCCCGACCTTCGCCATCCGCAAACCCGCCGTCGCGGTGTTCACGCTCGACGACTATGTGGCGGCGGGCATCATGTCCGCCGATCAGGCGGAAACGCTACGCGAAGCCGTGGCAGCACGAGCGAACATCCTCGTGGCGGGCGGCACCAGCACCGGCAAGACCACGCTGGCCAACGCGCTGCTCGCCGAGGTGGCGAAAACGCAGGATCGCGTCGTCATCATTGAGGACACGCGCGAGCTGCAATGTGCTGCGCCGAACCTTGTCGCCATGCGAACGAAAGACGGCGTGGCGACGCTTTCCGATCTGGTCCGTTCCTCGCTGCGCCTGCGCCCCGACCGTATCCCCATCGGCGAGGTGCGCGGTTCCGAAGCCCTCGACCTTCTGAAAGCGTGGGGCACCGGCCATCCGGGCGGGATCGGAACCATCCACGCCGGCACCGGCATCGGTGCGCTGCGTCGCCTTGAACAGCTCATCCAAGAGGCTGTCGTCACCGTCCCGCGCGCCCTGATCGCCGAGACTATCGACCTTGTTGCCGTCCTTTCCGGGCGCGGCTCCGCGCGTCGGCTGGCCGAACTTGCCCGCGTCGAAGGTCTCGGCCCGGACGGCGACTACCGCATCAACCCCGCAACCATCAGAACAGGAGACCCTTCATGA
- a CDS encoding LysR family transcriptional regulator produces MNLTDSRTLEEHLGVRLFERSTRGVRLTEAGRVFVERVSVGVDQLDYAVKTAGMAASGECGRLRIGIHALIPRSFLAELIEQYREVHPGIEVEITEGTARDAVMKLRANRLDVAFVAGAPELPDCHTRPIWTEPLVAALPERHPLAAEPAITWADLAGDTFLVRYGGTGPQVHDHILLRLAGRWPAPSIQRFDVGRGTLLSMVGQGFGITIVGAATSLLPTTGIVFLPFADEPEPIPFSAVWLPCNRNATLRNMLALARRMSHSGDSLQLAREQ; encoded by the coding sequence TTGAACCTGACAGACTCTAGGACACTGGAGGAACATCTTGGCGTCCGCCTTTTCGAGCGCAGTACACGAGGCGTCCGGCTGACCGAAGCCGGTCGCGTTTTCGTTGAACGGGTATCGGTTGGCGTCGATCAACTCGACTATGCGGTGAAAACAGCCGGCATGGCGGCGTCGGGCGAGTGCGGCCGGCTTCGCATCGGCATACATGCCCTGATTCCCCGAAGTTTCCTCGCCGAACTGATTGAGCAATATCGGGAGGTGCATCCCGGTATTGAGGTCGAGATCACCGAAGGTACGGCCCGCGATGCGGTCATGAAGCTTCGTGCCAACCGGCTGGATGTGGCGTTCGTGGCTGGCGCGCCCGAGCTTCCCGACTGCCATACACGACCGATCTGGACCGAACCGCTTGTTGCTGCTTTGCCCGAGCGGCACCCCCTTGCTGCGGAACCGGCCATCACTTGGGCCGATCTGGCGGGCGATACGTTTCTTGTCCGGTATGGCGGCACCGGCCCGCAGGTGCATGACCATATTCTTCTGCGCCTCGCTGGACGCTGGCCCGCACCGTCGATCCAGCGCTTCGACGTGGGGCGCGGCACGTTGCTGTCGATGGTGGGGCAGGGCTTCGGCATCACCATCGTCGGAGCCGCCACGTCGCTGCTGCCGACAACCGGCATCGTCTTCCTGCCGTTCGCCGACGAACCGGAGCCGATCCCGTTCTCGGCAGTCTGGTTGCCGTGCAACCGCAACGCCACTCTGCGCAATATGCTCGCGCTTGCACGCAGGATGAGCCATTCCGGCGATTCGCTTCAATTGGCACGGGAGCAGTAG
- a CDS encoding GNAT family N-acetyltransferase gives MTQNDVIIRPINLASDTRTLSAIWLEASLIAHPFIGRQLLLEQRLLIEDKYLPNSETLVACQGNKSLGFISLLDKFVGGIFVAPGQQGKGVGRQLIAYALERKGELTLEVYTQNEQAVSFYTSLGFREVSRRPYDDEGMPFENARLTLST, from the coding sequence ATGACACAAAATGACGTTATTATCCGGCCGATCAATTTGGCATCGGACACAAGAACGCTGTCAGCCATATGGCTCGAGGCCTCCCTGATCGCGCATCCCTTCATCGGCAGGCAGCTCCTGCTGGAACAGCGGCTGCTGATCGAAGACAAGTATTTGCCCAATTCCGAGACCTTGGTTGCCTGCCAGGGGAACAAGTCGCTCGGTTTCATCAGCCTCCTTGACAAATTCGTCGGCGGCATTTTCGTTGCCCCCGGACAACAGGGAAAGGGCGTTGGACGACAACTGATCGCCTACGCGCTGGAAAGGAAAGGGGAACTGACGCTCGAGGTTTATACGCAGAACGAACAGGCCGTCAGCTTCTATACGAGCCTCGGTTTCAGAGAAGTCTCACGTCGTCCTTACGATGATGAGGGCATGCCGTTCGAGAACGCGCGATTGACGCTGAGCACATGA
- a CDS encoding histidine phosphatase family protein yields MASLFFVTHPEVEVDPSVPVARWRLSPQGVARMRVFAGRAELGSVGAVWASTEAKSIEAAGILAAGLGIGVRVCRALGENDRSATGFLPPEEFGRVADAFFAWPEESVRGWERAVDAQRRIRDAVGRIVSEHAAGGTGELAVVAHGAVGTLLLCALAGKAISRREDQPFQGHYWRAELPGLVPRHGWRAIAPRR; encoded by the coding sequence ATGGCGAGCCTGTTCTTCGTGACGCATCCCGAGGTGGAGGTCGATCCTTCCGTGCCGGTGGCGCGCTGGCGCCTGTCGCCGCAGGGCGTGGCGCGGATGCGGGTTTTCGCCGGGCGAGCGGAGCTGGGTTCGGTCGGGGCGGTCTGGGCGAGCACGGAGGCCAAGTCGATCGAGGCGGCGGGTATCCTGGCGGCGGGGCTCGGGATCGGGGTGCGGGTGTGCCGCGCGCTGGGGGAGAACGACCGCAGCGCCACGGGCTTCCTGCCGCCGGAGGAGTTCGGGCGGGTGGCGGATGCCTTCTTCGCCTGGCCGGAGGAAAGCGTGCGCGGCTGGGAGCGGGCGGTGGATGCGCAGCGGCGCATCCGGGACGCGGTGGGGCGGATCGTGTCGGAGCATGCGGCCGGTGGCACGGGCGAGCTGGCGGTGGTGGCGCATGGGGCGGTGGGAACGCTGCTGCTCTGCGCCCTGGCCGGGAAGGCGATCAGCCGGCGGGAGGACCAGCCTTTCCAGGGGCATTACTGGCGGGCGGAACTGCCGGGGCTGGTGCCGCGGCATGGCTGGCGGGCGATCGCGCCGCGGCGGTGA
- a CDS encoding esterase-like activity of phytase family protein, with protein sequence MRRLLLAATCLALPCLAGGFPFLSAARAAEPQITILDDQDPGMRLGTVGFPGGKVLELTVGIGSAAYRRPGDAADIVYTMSDRGPNFTCEEGVKITGLPVEKLCPPDAKGRVYPVPDYAPTIYGVRLDPAAKRFRVFEAIAIKGQDGRPITGLTNPLPGRTETPIDAEGKRLDFDPSALDAEGLFRAPDGSFWIGEENAPSIVHIGADGRVLRRYVPAGGSKAELAGARYEVADTLPAILAKRQSNRGIESLTGVPDGSVLYAMVQNPLANPDAAAFRQARNTRLLRFDPAMGKVTGEWVYQLEDPRSFRLDPSENQSAPRISEMTWLGPDRLLVLERTDGTTKLFEVRLNDGATDIAGSRWDDPQTRPTLEQSNDLSGTGITPLRKRLVLDTADHKELPVKLEGMAILPDDTLLLVNDDDFGISGERTRIVLVRGLGLDFGK encoded by the coding sequence ATGCGCCGCCTTCTGCTTGCCGCCACCTGCCTGGCCCTTCCCTGTTTGGCAGGTGGCTTTCCGTTCCTGTCGGCGGCGCGGGCCGCGGAGCCGCAGATCACCATCCTGGACGACCAGGACCCGGGCATGCGGCTCGGGACGGTGGGGTTTCCGGGCGGGAAGGTGCTGGAGCTGACGGTGGGGATCGGCTCCGCTGCCTATCGGCGGCCGGGGGATGCGGCGGACATCGTCTATACGATGTCGGACCGGGGGCCGAACTTCACCTGCGAGGAAGGGGTGAAGATCACCGGCCTGCCGGTGGAGAAGCTGTGCCCGCCGGATGCGAAGGGGCGGGTCTATCCGGTGCCGGACTATGCGCCGACGATCTATGGCGTGCGCCTGGACCCGGCGGCGAAGCGCTTCCGGGTGTTCGAGGCGATCGCGATCAAGGGGCAGGACGGGCGGCCGATCACCGGGCTGACGAACCCCCTGCCCGGCCGGACCGAAACGCCGATCGATGCCGAGGGGAAGCGGCTGGACTTCGATCCTTCGGCGCTGGATGCGGAGGGGCTGTTCCGGGCGCCGGACGGGAGCTTCTGGATCGGCGAGGAGAATGCGCCCTCCATCGTGCATATCGGCGCGGATGGGCGGGTGCTGCGGCGCTATGTGCCGGCGGGCGGGAGCAAGGCGGAGCTGGCGGGGGCGCGGTACGAGGTGGCGGACACGCTGCCGGCGATCCTGGCGAAGCGGCAGTCGAACCGGGGGATCGAGAGCCTGACCGGCGTGCCGGATGGCAGCGTGCTCTATGCGATGGTGCAGAACCCGCTGGCGAACCCGGATGCGGCGGCCTTCCGCCAGGCGCGGAACACGCGGCTGCTGCGCTTCGACCCGGCGATGGGGAAGGTGACGGGCGAGTGGGTGTACCAGCTGGAGGACCCGCGCTCCTTCCGGCTGGACCCTTCGGAGAACCAGTCGGCGCCGCGGATCAGCGAGATGACCTGGCTGGGGCCGGACCGGCTGCTGGTGCTGGAGCGCACGGACGGCACGACGAAGCTGTTCGAGGTGCGGCTGAACGACGGCGCCACGGATATCGCGGGCAGCCGGTGGGACGACCCGCAGACGCGGCCGACGCTGGAGCAGAGCAATGATCTGTCGGGCACCGGCATCACGCCGCTGCGCAAGCGGCTGGTGCTGGACACCGCCGACCACAAGGAGCTGCCGGTGAAGCTGGAGGGGATGGCGATCCTGCCGGACGACACGCTGTTGCTGGTGAACGACGACGATTTCGGCATCAGTGGGGAGCGCACGCGGATCGTGCTGGTGCGTGGGCTGGGGCTGGATTTCGGGAAGTAG
- a CDS encoding Bug family tripartite tricarboxylate transporter substrate binding protein, with product MSSQDLSRRAALGRTLGLAALATPIAATLAAPRIARAQATWPTRPITLVVGFPPGGQTDFAARIVQPGLARALGQTVVIENRGGAGGNLATETVIRAKPDGYTLMPSNSSPMAINPHTFPNMTVNPLDMVNIGLALRSAMVLCVHPSVPASNIQEFTAWVKAQKDIPDYGIASAGSLSHCTSELFRARAGLPAMQSIPYRGSGPAMQDFIAGRFPMMFDAASVVAPFVKANQIRAIMVTSENRVPAFPNAATAKEQGLDDFIVSSWIGISAPRGTPPEVVAKVNAALNEALSDPTVRERITSQGDEPGGGTPESFDKLVRSDHARWGQVVKANNITSAG from the coding sequence ATGTCATCCCAAGACCTCTCGCGCCGCGCCGCCCTCGGCCGCACCCTGGGCCTCGCCGCCCTGGCCACCCCCATCGCGGCCACGCTGGCCGCCCCGCGCATCGCCCGCGCGCAGGCAACTTGGCCCACCCGCCCCATCACCCTCGTCGTCGGCTTCCCGCCCGGTGGCCAGACCGACTTCGCCGCCCGCATCGTCCAGCCCGGCCTCGCCAGGGCCCTCGGCCAGACCGTCGTCATCGAGAACCGCGGCGGCGCCGGTGGCAACCTCGCCACCGAAACCGTCATCCGCGCCAAGCCCGACGGCTACACCCTGATGCCCTCCAACTCCTCGCCCATGGCCATCAACCCCCACACCTTCCCCAACATGACCGTCAACCCGCTGGACATGGTGAACATCGGCCTCGCCCTCCGCTCGGCCATGGTCCTCTGCGTCCACCCCTCCGTCCCCGCCAGCAACATCCAGGAATTCACCGCCTGGGTGAAAGCCCAGAAGGACATCCCCGACTACGGCATCGCCTCCGCCGGCAGCCTCTCCCACTGCACCTCGGAACTCTTCCGCGCCCGCGCCGGCCTGCCCGCCATGCAGAGCATCCCTTACCGCGGCTCCGGCCCCGCCATGCAGGACTTCATCGCCGGCCGCTTCCCCATGATGTTCGACGCCGCCTCCGTGGTCGCGCCCTTCGTCAAGGCCAACCAGATCCGCGCCATCATGGTCACCAGCGAGAACCGCGTCCCCGCCTTCCCCAACGCCGCCACGGCGAAGGAACAGGGCCTCGACGACTTCATCGTCAGCTCCTGGATCGGCATCTCCGCCCCGCGCGGCACCCCGCCCGAGGTCGTCGCCAAGGTCAACGCCGCCCTCAACGAGGCCCTCTCCGACCCCACCGTGCGCGAGCGCATCACCAGCCAGGGCGACGAACCCGGCGGCGGCACGCCCGAAAGCTTCGACAAGCTCGTCCGCAGCGACCACGCCCGCTGGGGCCAGGTGGTCAAGGCCAACAACATCACCAGCGCCGGCTGA
- a CDS encoding CopG family transcriptional regulator: MTTRTRMNVYFDPELLKQVEMLALRRHVSKSAIVEAAVASFLSGDAADRLEAAMSRRLDKIGRQIGTLDEDLAVLGETLSLFVQFWLTMTPPLPDSAKQSARIKGNERFEGFMQKLGRRLATGDRFLKELSRDVSGDEALGLAAEPQTIERST; this comes from the coding sequence ATGACCACACGCACCCGCATGAATGTCTATTTCGACCCCGAATTGCTGAAACAGGTCGAGATGCTGGCGTTGCGCCGGCATGTGTCGAAATCGGCCATCGTCGAGGCCGCCGTCGCTTCCTTCCTGTCCGGCGACGCGGCGGATCGGCTGGAGGCGGCCATGTCGCGCCGCCTGGACAAGATCGGCCGGCAGATCGGCACGCTGGACGAAGATCTCGCCGTCCTCGGCGAGACCCTTTCCCTGTTCGTCCAGTTCTGGCTGACCATGACCCCACCATTGCCGGACAGCGCCAAACAGTCCGCACGCATCAAGGGGAATGAGCGGTTCGAGGGCTTCATGCAGAAGCTTGGCCGCAGGCTGGCGACAGGAGACAGATTCCTCAAGGAACTGTCGCGGGATGTATCCGGCGATGAGGCCCTTGGTTTAGCGGCAGAGCCTCAGACCATTGAACGGAGCACATGA